A genomic segment from Deinococcus sp. YIM 77859 encodes:
- the dnaE gene encoding DNA polymerase III subunit alpha produces MTAEGAPQPHIHLPDGSCCGPKKFAHLHQHTQYSLLDGAAKLGDLLKWVKEVTPTDPACAMTDHGNMHGAVHFYNYASQLGVKPILGYEAYVVPGFGTRRDKKPGVSGEKGIFHLTLLARDFRGYQNLCRLSSRGYTEGYYYKPRIDHELLQEHHEGIIAFSGCLGSEVQQLLLQGREDEAKERLLWYRDLFGENYFIEIQDHGLPEQRKNNPILRAWAQELGIGMVATNDGHYVKKADATAHEALLAIQTKATLADENRFKFPCDEFYVKGLDEMQRALPVAEWGEEPFDNTAYIASLCNVDLPVGKKRVYQMPALPIPEGRTMAEELRVQTYRGVVKRYPAHVTEGLLRDYALRSLEALGPEDKARVLARVGGCDARTCDLETLYTLLAFMGSEWEARGKAAGEKYTPYPALAGMEAEAEAGQLPAYAFEDCRRARQKDSDTAIELGPQADAEETTRAHHKHALTILRRAEYELSVINNMGFPDYFLIVADYIGWAKDQGISVGPGRGSGAGSLVAYAIRITNLDPLEFELLFERFLNPDRISMPDFDIDFNDARRGEVIAYVQQKYGDDKVAQIATFGTMASKACLKDVARVMGLEYAKVDKVSKLIPIKFGKSYSLEQAREAVPDIGQMLEADPQLKEAYEFAQKLEGLTRHASVHAAGVVIGKTQLTDLVPVMRDTSGEGMVCQYDMKAVEDIGLIKMDFLGLRTLSFLDEARRILRESKGLELDFDAIPFDDEKTFELLSRGDTKGVFQLEGAGIADASRRLKPRRLADIIALSALYRPGPMENIPTYVRRHHGAEPVTYDEFPHSEKWLEPILRETYGIPVYQEQIMQIASEVAGYSLGGADLLRRAMGKKDAEEMKRQRQLFVEGAEKNGVPKEEGNRLFDLLDAFANYGFNKSHSAAYGVITYQTAWLKANYPVEFMAALLTVERRDSDKVAEYVSDARKMDVRVLPPDINRSSADFAVHGEEILFGLYAIKGLGEGAVQKILEEREKSGPFRSLADFCSRLGNRVCNRKAMEALIKSGAFDRFGERHQLMESLEDAMAWAQGAAALANSGMDALFGMSETAPEPKLRTGVEPYTDLQRLAVEKEALGLYISGHPLEQHEGLREAASCRISDLDTWFQTQNVAPGKRVKAVLAGMVENVVKKPTKSGGMMARFILADESGQTELVAFSRAYERIHEKLVNDTPALVIVELESEDGGLRAIAEEVVSPEQLAELPKVMYVTIDLETATPDAVGEFQSVLDEYAGSMPTYLRLETPEQFVLYELDRKMGSSEAIRALNATFPWARAYLAYDQGTILSRFAPKPPAWGQKGRGMQA; encoded by the coding sequence ATGACCGCCGAAGGCGCGCCTCAACCCCATATCCATCTGCCGGACGGCTCCTGCTGCGGCCCCAAGAAGTTCGCGCACCTGCATCAGCACACCCAGTACAGCCTGCTTGACGGCGCGGCGAAACTGGGGGACCTGCTGAAGTGGGTCAAGGAGGTCACGCCGACAGACCCCGCCTGCGCGATGACCGACCACGGCAACATGCATGGGGCGGTGCACTTCTACAACTACGCTTCTCAGCTCGGGGTGAAACCCATTCTGGGCTACGAAGCCTACGTCGTGCCCGGTTTCGGCACCCGGCGTGACAAGAAACCCGGTGTAAGCGGCGAAAAGGGCATCTTTCACCTGACGCTGCTCGCCCGTGACTTCAGGGGCTACCAGAACCTCTGCCGCCTGAGCAGCCGAGGCTACACCGAGGGCTACTACTACAAGCCCCGCATTGACCACGAGCTGTTGCAGGAGCACCACGAGGGCATCATTGCCTTTTCCGGCTGCCTGGGGTCGGAGGTGCAGCAGCTGCTTCTGCAGGGCCGTGAGGACGAGGCCAAAGAGAGACTCTTGTGGTACCGCGACCTCTTTGGCGAGAACTACTTCATCGAGATTCAGGACCACGGCCTGCCCGAGCAGCGAAAGAACAACCCGATTCTCCGGGCCTGGGCGCAGGAACTCGGTATCGGGATGGTCGCCACCAACGACGGTCACTACGTCAAGAAGGCCGATGCCACCGCCCACGAGGCGCTGCTCGCTATCCAGACCAAGGCGACCCTCGCCGACGAGAACCGCTTTAAGTTCCCCTGTGACGAGTTCTACGTCAAGGGCCTCGACGAGATGCAGCGGGCTTTGCCCGTCGCCGAGTGGGGTGAGGAGCCCTTTGACAACACGGCCTACATCGCCTCTCTCTGCAATGTGGACCTGCCGGTGGGCAAAAAGCGCGTGTACCAGATGCCCGCCCTGCCCATTCCCGAGGGCCGCACGATGGCGGAGGAGCTGCGGGTGCAGACGTACCGCGGCGTGGTGAAGCGCTATCCGGCGCACGTCACCGAAGGGCTGCTGCGTGACTACGCGCTGCGCTCGCTGGAGGCCCTAGGGCCGGAGGACAAGGCCAGAGTCCTCGCTCGGGTGGGGGGCTGCGACGCCCGGACCTGCGACCTCGAAACGCTCTACACCCTCCTTGCCTTCATGGGCAGCGAGTGGGAGGCGCGCGGCAAGGCGGCGGGGGAGAAGTACACGCCCTACCCGGCGCTGGCCGGGATGGAGGCGGAGGCCGAGGCTGGTCAGCTTCCCGCCTATGCCTTTGAAGACTGCCGCCGGGCCAGGCAGAAGGACAGCGACACGGCCATCGAACTTGGTCCGCAGGCCGATGCCGAGGAGACGACGCGCGCCCACCACAAGCACGCCCTCACCATCCTGCGCCGCGCCGAGTACGAGCTCTCGGTGATCAACAACATGGGCTTCCCCGACTACTTCCTGATCGTCGCGGACTACATCGGCTGGGCGAAGGATCAGGGGATCAGCGTGGGGCCGGGACGCGGGTCGGGAGCGGGCTCGCTCGTCGCGTACGCCATTCGCATCACCAACCTCGACCCCCTCGAATTCGAGCTGCTGTTCGAGCGCTTCCTCAATCCCGACCGCATCTCCATGCCCGACTTCGACATCGACTTCAACGACGCCCGGCGTGGAGAAGTGATCGCGTACGTGCAGCAGAAGTACGGGGACGACAAGGTCGCCCAGATCGCCACCTTCGGGACGATGGCGAGTAAGGCTTGCCTCAAGGATGTGGCGCGTGTGATGGGCCTGGAGTACGCCAAGGTCGACAAGGTCTCCAAGCTCATCCCGATCAAGTTCGGCAAGAGCTATTCGCTCGAGCAGGCCCGCGAGGCGGTGCCCGACATCGGGCAGATGCTGGAGGCGGACCCCCAGCTCAAGGAGGCCTACGAGTTCGCGCAGAAACTCGAAGGGCTGACCCGCCACGCCTCCGTTCACGCGGCGGGCGTGGTGATCGGCAAAACGCAGCTCACCGACCTGGTGCCCGTCATGCGCGACACGTCCGGTGAGGGCATGGTCTGCCAGTACGACATGAAGGCCGTGGAGGACATCGGCCTGATCAAGATGGACTTCCTGGGGCTGCGCACCCTGTCTTTCCTGGACGAGGCGCGGCGCATTCTGCGCGAGTCCAAGGGGCTGGAGCTGGATTTCGATGCCATCCCCTTCGACGACGAGAAGACCTTCGAACTCCTTTCGCGTGGCGACACCAAGGGAGTCTTCCAGCTCGAAGGCGCGGGCATCGCGGACGCCTCCCGCCGCCTCAAGCCCCGCCGCCTCGCGGACATCATCGCGCTTTCGGCGCTCTACCGCCCGGGCCCGATGGAGAACATTCCGACCTACGTCCGCCGCCACCACGGCGCCGAACCCGTCACCTACGATGAGTTTCCCCACAGCGAGAAGTGGCTGGAACCCATCCTGCGCGAAACCTACGGCATCCCGGTCTATCAGGAGCAGATCATGCAGATCGCTTCGGAGGTGGCGGGGTATTCCCTGGGCGGGGCAGATTTGCTCCGCCGCGCGATGGGCAAAAAGGACGCCGAGGAGATGAAGCGCCAGCGCCAGCTTTTTGTGGAGGGCGCCGAGAAAAATGGCGTGCCGAAAGAGGAGGGGAACCGGCTCTTTGACCTGCTGGACGCCTTTGCAAACTACGGCTTCAACAAAAGTCACAGTGCCGCCTACGGTGTGATTACCTACCAGACCGCCTGGCTCAAGGCCAATTACCCCGTCGAGTTCATGGCGGCCCTCCTCACGGTCGAGCGCCGCGACTCCGACAAGGTGGCCGAGTACGTCTCTGATGCCCGCAAGATGGACGTGCGGGTGCTGCCCCCCGATATCAACCGCTCTTCGGCGGACTTCGCGGTTCACGGCGAGGAGATCCTCTTTGGGCTGTACGCGATCAAGGGGCTGGGCGAGGGCGCGGTTCAGAAGATTCTGGAGGAACGCGAGAAAAGCGGGCCATTCCGGTCGCTGGCCGACTTCTGCTCGCGGCTGGGGAATCGGGTCTGCAACCGCAAGGCGATGGAAGCCCTGATCAAGTCGGGGGCCTTTGACCGCTTTGGCGAGCGCCATCAGCTTATGGAAAGCCTGGAAGACGCGATGGCCTGGGCGCAGGGTGCGGCGGCGCTGGCGAACAGCGGCATGGACGCCCTGTTTGGGATGAGCGAGACCGCTCCCGAGCCGAAACTCCGCACAGGAGTCGAGCCCTACACCGATCTCCAGCGCCTCGCCGTCGAGAAGGAGGCACTGGGCCTCTACATCAGCGGCCACCCCCTTGAACAGCATGAGGGTTTGCGCGAGGCCGCGAGTTGCCGCATCAGCGACCTCGACACCTGGTTTCAGACGCAGAACGTCGCGCCCGGTAAACGTGTCAAGGCCGTGCTGGCGGGCATGGTCGAGAACGTGGTCAAGAAGCCCACCAAGTCGGGCGGCATGATGGCCCGCTTCATTCTGGCCGACGAGTCGGGGCAGACCGAACTGGTAGCCTTTTCACGTGCCTACGAGCGCATTCACGAGAAGCTGGTGAACGACACGCCCGCCCTGGTGATCGTCGAGCTCGAATCGGAAGACGGCGGCCTGCGCGCCATTGCAGAGGAGGTCGTGTCGCCAGAGCAGCTCGCCGAGCTTCCCAAGGTCATGTACGTCACCATCGACCTGGAGACGGCCACCCCCGACGCGGTGGGCGAGTTTCAGAGTGTGCTGGACGAGTACGCCGGGTCCATGCCCACCTACCTGCGCCTAGAAACCCCCGAGCAGTTCGTGCTGTACGAGCTTGACCGCAAGATGGGCAGCTCGGAGGCTATCCGGGCGTTGAATGCCACCTTCCCCTGGGCCAGGGCCTACCTCGCCTACGACCAGGGCACCATTCTCAGCCGCTTCGCGCCCAAGCCGCCCGCCTGGGGGCAAAAGGGACGGGGGATGCAGGCGTAA
- a CDS encoding ABC transporter permease — translation MTTLSAPPTERRESRLRAFLTSRPVLKLRRNRLAMLGLAITLLFMLTAFFAPLIARPSAGSNCLRDLNLSRPSQIYNPANAGFWQALFAAPESCYAIERESFSPTPTPPGPDAYFGTSQGYDIFYGLIWGTRTMFKLSLIIVGITLLVGVIIGAISGFYGGWIDNLIQRFIDVLFAMPGLVLTIILVTFLRARNPGIDPLFPIILAFTVTGWASYARIVRGDVLRTRQLEYVDAARSLGAHDWRMIVKHVVPNSLASVLTVAVLELGTVPLSVAALSFLGLGFPTGYAEWGQLVDFARAWLQPQYWYVMVYPAAFIILFSLGFNLFGDALRDAYDPKTR, via the coding sequence ATGACGACGTTGAGTGCTCCCCCCACCGAGCGGCGCGAAAGCCGACTGCGCGCCTTTCTCACCTCGCGCCCGGTCTTGAAGCTGCGCCGCAACCGGCTTGCCATGCTGGGGCTGGCCATCACGCTGCTGTTTATGTTGACCGCCTTTTTCGCGCCCTTGATCGCGCGGCCCTCGGCGGGCTCCAACTGCCTGCGTGACCTGAACCTGAGTCGCCCCAGCCAGATCTACAATCCGGCAAACGCCGGGTTCTGGCAGGCGCTCTTTGCCGCGCCGGAGAGCTGCTACGCCATCGAGCGCGAGAGCTTTTCGCCCACGCCCACGCCGCCCGGCCCCGATGCGTACTTCGGGACCAGCCAGGGCTATGACATCTTTTACGGCCTGATCTGGGGCACCCGCACGATGTTCAAGCTCTCGCTGATCATCGTGGGCATCACCCTCCTGGTCGGCGTGATCATCGGGGCGATCAGCGGCTTTTACGGCGGCTGGATCGACAATCTGATTCAGCGCTTTATCGACGTGCTGTTCGCCATGCCGGGCCTGGTGCTCACCATTATCCTGGTCACGTTCCTGCGCGCGCGGAACCCGGGCATAGACCCGCTCTTCCCCATCATCCTCGCCTTTACAGTCACCGGTTGGGCGTCCTACGCCCGGATTGTACGCGGTGACGTCCTGCGCACCCGGCAACTGGAGTACGTGGACGCGGCCCGCTCGCTGGGTGCCCACGACTGGCGCATGATCGTCAAGCACGTTGTGCCCAACAGCCTGGCGAGTGTGCTCACCGTCGCGGTGCTGGAACTGGGCACCGTACCGCTCAGCGTAGCGGCCCTGTCCTTCCTGGGCCTGGGCTTCCCCACCGGATACGCCGAGTGGGGCCAGCTCGTGGACTTTGCCCGCGCGTGGCTCCAGCCGCAGTACTGGTACGTGATGGTGTACCCGGCGGCCTTTATCATCCTCTTTAGCCTGGGCTTTAACCTCTTTGGGGACGCCCTACGCGACGCCTACGACCCCAAAACCCGCTGA
- a CDS encoding ABC transporter permease, whose amino-acid sequence MLNFIVRRLLQIPLVMLALSVLIVALTMLLTPAQRAAGYIRSEQQAAQLERIIRDRGLDQPFPVQYGKWLQSTLSGDLGFSKASGQPVLDTIVERLPNTLELTLVTAIPIILIGVWLGTLSALNKDRFIDQVLRVFAVLGYSLPSFVLGIILLAVLYGYLGWLPGAGQLEVINQFAIGDLKRYTGMLGIDALLNGRYDIALDVLRHLIMPALTLIIISSATILKVMRNNMLEALTSDYVRTARAKGLPERVVNLRHARRNALLSVITLGGFLIISLLSGSLITETIFAYPGIGQWVVQSALQLDIPSVLGFALLSALIVVVVSTLTDILYGVVDPRVRFD is encoded by the coding sequence ATGCTCAATTTCATCGTCCGCCGCCTCCTTCAGATTCCGCTGGTGATGCTGGCCCTGTCGGTTCTGATCGTGGCCCTCACCATGCTGCTGACGCCTGCGCAGCGCGCCGCGGGGTACATCCGCAGCGAGCAGCAGGCCGCGCAGCTCGAACGCATCATTCGTGACCGGGGTCTTGACCAGCCGTTCCCGGTTCAGTACGGCAAGTGGCTGCAAAGCACCCTGTCAGGCGACCTGGGCTTTTCTAAAGCCAGCGGCCAGCCGGTGCTGGATACCATCGTCGAGCGCCTGCCCAATACGCTGGAGCTAACGCTGGTCACCGCCATTCCCATCATCCTGATCGGCGTGTGGCTGGGTACCCTGAGCGCGCTCAATAAGGACCGTTTCATCGACCAGGTGCTGCGTGTCTTTGCCGTGCTGGGGTACAGCCTGCCGTCCTTTGTGCTGGGGATTATCCTGCTGGCGGTGCTGTACGGATACCTGGGCTGGCTTCCGGGTGCCGGGCAACTGGAGGTGATCAACCAGTTCGCCATTGGGGACCTGAAACGCTACACCGGCATGCTGGGCATCGATGCGCTGCTGAATGGCCGCTACGACATCGCGCTCGACGTGCTGCGGCACCTGATTATGCCCGCGCTGACGCTGATCATCATCAGCAGCGCGACCATCCTCAAGGTGATGCGCAACAATATGCTTGAGGCGCTTACCAGTGACTACGTGCGAACCGCGCGCGCCAAGGGGCTTCCGGAGCGGGTGGTGAACCTGCGGCACGCCCGCCGCAACGCCCTGCTGTCGGTGATTACCCTGGGCGGCTTCCTCATCATCAGCCTGCTGAGCGGTTCTCTGATCACCGAGACGATCTTTGCCTACCCCGGCATTGGGCAGTGGGTGGTGCAGTCGGCCCTGCAGCTCGATATTCCCTCGGTGCTGGGCTTTGCCCTGCTCTCGGCCCTGATCGTGGTGGTGGTCAGCACCCTGACCGACATCCTGTACGGGGTGGTCGATCCCCGCGTGAGGTTTGACTGA
- a CDS encoding folate-binding protein YgfZ, whose protein sequence is MWTRLPSSALRLTGADRVDFVQGQMTNDLRGAPTPGVVACCFLTVRGQIEFFARAYKREGDVYLHLDAGQAAGLAARLRRYIIFDQVEIQDLTNELRTVHVWREADLPGWNPAGGDAQAFELGGSQVLGGRANRTGMPGVDLHYLAEQEANVLAALGREEPFDRLETARLRAGIPDVTRDGFVGTLPQEVGLDVGGPLPAISYRKGCYVGQEIMARLEARGNARYHLMRLSGEGLPDRAEVTQGGKVVGQAGRHAGGLSLARLRKELAPGDSVQVGGVPATVQALRADA, encoded by the coding sequence ATGTGGACTCGCCTTCCTTCAAGCGCCCTGCGGCTCACCGGCGCGGACCGCGTGGACTTCGTGCAGGGGCAGATGACCAACGATCTGCGCGGCGCACCGACACCGGGTGTGGTTGCCTGCTGTTTTCTCACGGTGCGCGGGCAGATCGAGTTCTTCGCGCGGGCCTACAAGCGTGAAGGAGACGTGTATCTGCATCTGGACGCAGGGCAGGCCGCCGGGCTGGCGGCCCGGCTGCGGCGGTACATCATCTTCGATCAGGTGGAGATCCAGGACTTGACCAACGAGCTGCGGACCGTGCACGTCTGGCGGGAGGCCGATCTCCCCGGCTGGAATCCGGCGGGCGGGGACGCCCAGGCCTTTGAACTGGGGGGCAGCCAGGTGCTGGGGGGACGGGCCAACCGAACCGGCATGCCCGGTGTGGACCTGCACTACCTCGCCGAGCAGGAGGCGAACGTGCTGGCCGCACTGGGGAGGGAGGAGCCCTTCGATCGGCTGGAGACGGCACGGCTGCGGGCCGGCATTCCGGACGTGACGCGGGACGGCTTTGTGGGCACGCTTCCGCAAGAGGTCGGCTTGGACGTGGGCGGCCCCCTCCCGGCCATCAGCTACCGCAAGGGCTGTTATGTGGGACAGGAGATCATGGCCCGGCTGGAGGCCCGCGGGAACGCTCGGTATCACCTGATGCGCCTGTCGGGCGAGGGCCTCCCCGACCGCGCGGAGGTCACGCAGGGCGGCAAAGTGGTTGGGCAGGCGGGGCGGCATGCGGGCGGGCTGAGTCTCGCCCGGCTGCGCAAGGAACTCGCGCCGGGGGACAGCGTCCAGGTGGGCGGCGTCCCCGCGACCGTTCAAGCCCTTAGGGCCGATGCTTGA
- the hemA gene encoding glutamyl-tRNA reductase has protein sequence MTLACPTARAFLAHPQVFPPAPLDFAVVGLNHQTAPVEVRERAAVRAGEEDAILTHLSRHAREVMLLATCNRTEVYLAGIQGDPVSAFEGAWGHALDEHLYVYRGDEAAAHLYRVAAGLDSLVIGETQIQGQVKRAWQAAHARGLAGTLLNKIAQGALAAGKRVRSETGLSDKVVSVSSAAVELAQAALGDLGNRTALILGAGETAELTLTHLRAAGVRDVIVVNRTAERARQLAERLGGRACAAEYLHEALPEADVVIASSAAPHYVLHGPGVQAALTQRPERPMFLIDISVPRILNPEINQVPGAHLYNLDDLTAIVSRNLQSRRAALPQAEAIIRESVAELMRWHLTREAQLVRRGLALASD, from the coding sequence GTGACGCTTGCCTGTCCCACTGCCCGCGCCTTTCTGGCACATCCGCAGGTCTTTCCCCCTGCGCCGCTGGATTTCGCCGTGGTGGGCCTCAACCACCAGACGGCTCCCGTTGAGGTGCGCGAGCGCGCTGCCGTGCGCGCCGGAGAGGAGGACGCGATCCTCACGCACCTTTCCCGGCACGCCCGTGAGGTGATGCTGCTTGCCACCTGCAACCGCACGGAGGTGTACCTCGCGGGCATCCAGGGTGATCCTGTGAGCGCCTTTGAGGGGGCCTGGGGACACGCGCTGGATGAGCACCTGTACGTGTACCGGGGCGATGAGGCCGCGGCACACCTGTACCGCGTCGCGGCGGGCCTAGACAGCCTGGTGATCGGCGAGACGCAGATTCAGGGGCAGGTCAAGCGCGCCTGGCAGGCGGCACACGCGCGCGGCCTCGCGGGGACCCTGCTCAACAAGATCGCGCAGGGGGCGCTCGCGGCCGGAAAACGGGTGCGCAGCGAAACCGGCCTCAGCGACAAGGTGGTCAGCGTGTCGAGCGCGGCGGTCGAACTCGCGCAGGCCGCGCTGGGCGACCTGGGAAACCGCACCGCCCTGATCCTGGGGGCGGGCGAAACCGCCGAACTCACCCTCACGCACCTGCGGGCCGCCGGTGTGCGGGACGTGATCGTGGTCAACCGCACGGCGGAGCGTGCTCGGCAGCTCGCTGAGCGGCTGGGGGGCCGCGCCTGCGCCGCAGAGTACCTGCACGAGGCCCTGCCCGAAGCCGATGTGGTGATTGCCTCCAGCGCCGCTCCCCATTACGTCCTGCACGGACCGGGGGTACAGGCGGCCCTCACCCAGCGCCCCGAGCGCCCGATGTTCCTGATCGATATCAGCGTGCCGCGCATCCTGAATCCCGAGATCAACCAGGTTCCCGGTGCCCACCTCTACAACCTCGACGACCTCACGGCCATCGTCAGCCGCAACCTGCAAAGCCGCCGGGCCGCTCTGCCGCAGGCGGAGGCGATCATTCGCGAGAGTGTGGCTGAGCTGATGCGCTGGCACCTCACCCGCGAGGCCCAACTCGTCCGGCGTGGGCTGGCGCTGGCAAGCGACTGA
- a CDS encoding bifunctional precorrin-2 dehydrogenase/sirohydrochlorin ferrochelatase codes for MSLAAFLDLSGEAALVVGGGRTALRRTRLLLEAGLHVTVVAPTLHPDFAGLPVQVECRPYAPSDVQGRRVVVAATDNPAVNDAVATDARALGALVNHAGDAGRGNLRFPAVSRRGSVQVAVSTGRELPLLAQALSERVSALLPDEAAVEAWAARREHALTLAPAEREHELAALRREIRAALALPLGGAA; via the coding sequence ATGAGTCTGGCGGCCTTCCTCGATCTGTCTGGTGAGGCAGCGCTTGTGGTGGGCGGTGGCCGCACCGCGCTGCGCCGCACACGCCTGCTGCTGGAGGCCGGCTTGCACGTCACGGTGGTCGCCCCCACGCTGCACCCGGACTTTGCGGGACTGCCCGTGCAGGTAGAGTGCCGTCCGTATGCACCGAGCGACGTGCAGGGAAGACGGGTCGTTGTGGCGGCCACCGACAACCCGGCGGTGAATGACGCCGTAGCCACCGATGCACGCGCGCTCGGTGCCCTGGTCAACCACGCAGGAGACGCGGGGCGCGGCAACCTGCGCTTTCCCGCCGTGTCCCGGCGGGGCAGCGTGCAGGTTGCCGTGAGCACCGGGCGAGAACTGCCCCTGCTCGCTCAGGCCCTGAGCGAGCGCGTATCGGCCCTGTTGCCCGACGAGGCCGCTGTGGAGGCCTGGGCTGCGCGGCGTGAACACGCGCTCACCCTGGCGCCCGCCGAACGGGAACACGAGCTTGCCGCCCTGCGCCGTGAGATTCGCGCGGCGCTGGCCCTGCCCCTAGGAGGTGCCGCGTGA
- a CDS encoding GNAT family N-acetyltransferase, with protein MYAETPRLLLVPLTREVIAGRLALAHDAFTAVVPTPRGPLPVTYSLAWPGDLLPLFPARLAAFTPEGEAWSATLVERATRRAIGQMGAKNGGHPDKRGDVEIGYGLNPEAWGQGYATEAVGVLVTALLARPDVRRVTARTALTNPASGRVLEKLSFEEVGRAWDMEDGELILWARPR; from the coding sequence ATGTACGCCGAAACGCCTCGCCTGCTCCTTGTGCCCCTTACCCGTGAGGTGATCGCAGGGCGGCTCGCCCTCGCCCACGACGCCTTTACCGCTGTAGTCCCAACCCCGCGCGGGCCGCTTCCCGTGACCTATTCGCTCGCCTGGCCCGGCGATCTCCTGCCCCTCTTCCCGGCACGGCTGGCCGCCTTTACGCCGGAGGGGGAAGCCTGGAGCGCCACACTGGTCGAGCGGGCGACCCGGCGGGCGATCGGGCAGATGGGTGCCAAAAACGGGGGCCACCCCGACAAGCGGGGCGACGTGGAGATCGGCTACGGCCTGAACCCCGAAGCCTGGGGGCAGGGGTACGCGACGGAGGCGGTGGGTGTGCTCGTCACGGCTCTGCTCGCCCGGCCCGACGTGCGGCGGGTCACGGCCCGGACCGCCCTCACCAATCCCGCCAGTGGGCGCGTGCTGGAAAAGCTGAGCTTCGAGGAGGTCGGGAGAGCCTGGGACATGGAGGACGGCGAACTCATCCTCTGGGCACGACCGAGATGA
- the cobA gene encoding uroporphyrinogen-III C-methyltransferase translates to MTAEAFPQPSRAFVSLIGAGPGDPGLLTLKGAEALRRADVVLFDYLANPELLRFCPQAETIYVGKKGFSEYISQEQINALMVEKAREDGGKRVARLKGGDVFVFGRGGEEAEACVQAGIPFEVVPGVTSAIAAPAYAGIPVTHRRAARSFAVLTGNTQEGEAHYERLSGVDTLVLLMGVRNLEEISANLVAAGRAPDTPAATIQWGTTPQQRVATGTLATIAQQVREAGLEAPAVTVVGEVARLRNTLRWFDVRPAGPLAGRTVAVTRTREGVSALADVLRARGAAVLEVPLIRFAPTRDEAGLQARLRELGSADWLLLTSNQAVKALFAELERLDLDARHLAGVQVAAVGPSTARSLQERGLRADFVPRTPGARHLAAELPVQPGQVALHLTSQVAEDELQRSLEARGVRYERAELYRTEPAPLSAPELERLRQADVVTLASGSAARHLAALAGTAFAVAVMGPQTADAARAAGFSRITVAREATLEALADAAAQAAPLRPAPTTSA, encoded by the coding sequence ATGACGGCCGAAGCCTTTCCCCAGCCTTCCCGCGCGTTCGTGTCCCTGATCGGGGCGGGGCCGGGTGACCCGGGCCTGCTCACCCTCAAGGGTGCCGAGGCGCTGCGGCGGGCCGACGTGGTGCTGTTTGACTACCTGGCCAACCCCGAGCTGCTGCGCTTCTGTCCGCAGGCCGAGACCATCTACGTGGGCAAAAAGGGCTTTTCCGAGTACATCTCCCAGGAGCAGATCAATGCCCTGATGGTGGAAAAGGCCCGCGAGGACGGTGGCAAGCGGGTGGCGCGGCTCAAGGGCGGGGACGTGTTCGTGTTTGGGCGGGGCGGCGAAGAAGCCGAGGCCTGCGTGCAGGCGGGGATTCCCTTTGAGGTGGTGCCCGGCGTCACCAGCGCGATTGCTGCCCCTGCCTACGCGGGGATTCCAGTCACACACCGCCGGGCGGCCCGCAGCTTTGCCGTTCTGACCGGCAACACCCAGGAGGGAGAAGCGCACTACGAGCGGCTCTCGGGCGTGGACACCCTGGTGCTCCTGATGGGCGTGCGGAACCTAGAGGAGATCAGCGCCAACCTGGTGGCCGCGGGCCGGGCCCCCGACACGCCCGCCGCCACCATCCAGTGGGGCACCACCCCGCAGCAGCGCGTGGCGACGGGTACCCTTGCCACCATCGCCCAGCAGGTGCGGGAGGCTGGCCTAGAGGCTCCCGCCGTGACCGTGGTCGGGGAGGTCGCTCGCCTGCGGAACACGCTGCGCTGGTTTGATGTGCGGCCTGCCGGTCCCCTGGCGGGCCGCACCGTCGCCGTCACCCGCACGCGCGAGGGTGTCAGTGCCCTCGCAGACGTGCTGCGCGCGCGTGGCGCAGCGGTGCTGGAAGTCCCGCTCATCCGCTTTGCCCCCACCCGGGACGAGGCGGGACTCCAGGCCCGGCTGCGTGAGCTGGGCAGCGCTGACTGGCTACTCCTCACCAGCAACCAGGCGGTCAAGGCCCTCTTTGCAGAGCTGGAACGCCTGGACCTCGACGCACGGCACCTCGCAGGCGTGCAGGTGGCTGCCGTGGGCCCCAGCACCGCCCGCAGCCTGCAGGAACGGGGCCTGCGGGCAGACTTTGTGCCGAGAACGCCGGGGGCGCGGCATCTGGCGGCCGAACTCCCCGTGCAGCCCGGCCAGGTGGCGCTGCACCTCACCAGCCAGGTCGCCGAGGACGAGTTGCAGCGCTCCCTGGAGGCGCGCGGCGTGCGCTATGAGCGGGCCGAACTGTACCGCACCGAGCCCGCGCCGCTCAGCGCCCCCGAGCTCGAGCGGCTCCGGCAGGCCGACGTGGTCACGCTCGCCTCGGGCAGCGCGGCGCGGCACCTGGCCGCCCTTGCCGGAACAGCGTTCGCCGTGGCGGTGATGGGCCCGCAGACGGCAGACGCAGCGCGGGCCGCAGGCTTTAGCCGCATCACGGTCGCCCGGGAAGCCACGCTGGAGGCTCTGGCCGACGCAGCGGCCCAGGCCGCTCCCCTCCGCCCGGCACCCACCACTTCGGCCTAA